The genome window GGCGCTTCGGCTGCATGGTTGAGGGAATACTTCGGAATTTCGACGGTGATGTCTTCCGTTCCGACCTTTGCCTGACAGCTTAGGCGCGATTGCGCTTCCAGGCCCCATGCGCGATCGAGAAAGTCCTCTTCCAACTCGTCAGCCTCTTCCAGGGAGTTGAAACCCTCGCGGATGATGCAGTGACAGGTGGTGCAGGCGCAGACACCGCCGCAGGCACTTTCGATCTCGATATGGTTGTCATGGGCAACTTCGAGGATGGACTTGCCGGTCTCAGCCTCCACGACCATACCGTCCGGGCAATGCTCGGCGTGTGGCAGAAAAATGACCTGCGGCATTAATTATTCCTCGATTTCATTCAGGTTGCGCCCGGCCAGTGCGGCTTTCACCGTCTGATCCATGCGGCGGGCGGCAAAGGCATCCGTCACTTGCGACAGACGCTTGGTCTGTTGCTCGATGGCATAGCCGTCGTTGCCTTTCATCAGTTCGACCAGTTCCTGCATCTGCAGGTCGATGACCATGCGCTCTTCGGCGTCCAAAAGGCGCTCGCCATCCACTTCAAGGGCGCCTTGCACCGCCTCAAGCAGACGCTGAGCGTCCACTTGCTGCTCACGCAGTACACGGGCGACCTTGTCATCACCGGCGTATTGGAAGGAGTCCTTGAGCATCTTGGCGATTTCACCGTCGGTGAGGCCGTAGGAAGGCTTGACCTGGATGCTGGCTTCAACGCCCGACCCCAGCTCGCGCGCCGCCACATTCAGCAGGCCGTCAGCGTCGACCTGGAAGGTCACGCGAATCTTTGCTGCGCCCGCGACCATGGCCGGGATACCGCGCAATTCAAAGCGCGCCAGGGAGCGACAGTCGCTGATCAGCTCGCGCTCGCCTTGCAACACATGGATCATCATGGCCGTCTGGCCATCTTTGTAGGTGGTGAAGTCCTGGGCACGCGCGACGGGGATGGTGGTGTTACGCGGAATCACCTTCTCCATCAGGCCGCCCATGGTTTCCAGCCCCAGGGACAGCGGGATAACGTCGAGCAGCAGCAATTCGCCACCATCGCGCTTGTTACCGGCCAAGGTATCGGCCTGGATCGCGGCGCCAATGGCGACCACTTGGTCCGGGTCAATTTCTGTCAGTGGCTGACGACCAAAAGCTTCGGCTACGGCTTCACGCACGCGTGGTACGCGGGTGGAACCACCGACCATGACCACAGCGCCCACTTCTTCCAGTTCGATACCGGAATCACGCACCGCACGGCGACAGGCTTTCAGGCTGCGGGCGACCATAGGCTCGATCAGCGCATCGAAGGCTTCACGGGTCAGTCGGGCCGACCAGTTGCCGTAGGAAACCTCAACGGTTGCAGCGTCCGTCAGCGCTTCTTTGGCAGCGCAGGCAGTTTGCAGCAGATTGCGCTGCGCACCCGGATCCAAATCGGCGGACAAGCCAGCGCTGCTGATGATCCAGCCCGCAATGGCGTGGTCGAAGTCATCGCCGCCCAGGGCGCTGTCGCCGCCGGTGGCGAGCACTTCGAAGACGCCGCCGGTCAGGCGCAAAATCGAAATATCAAAGGTACCGCCGCCCAGGTCGTAAATAGCGACAAGGCCTTCGGCGTGCTGGTCCAGGCCATAAGCCACGGCCGCTGCGGTCGGCTCGTTGAGCAGGCGCAGTACGTTCAGGCCGGCGAGTTTCGCCGCATCCTTGGTAGCCTGGCGCTGAGCGTCATCGAAATAAGCCGGAACCGTGATTACGGCACCGACCAGTTCGCCGCCCAGGGTTTTCTCCGCGCGCTGGCGCAGCACCTTGAGGATATCGGCCGACACTTCCACCGGGCTTTTCGGGCCTTGGACAGTGTCGATGAACGGCATATGGGATTCGCCGCCAACAAAGCGGTACGGCAGCTGGTCGCCCAATTGCTTGACGTCGGACAGACCACGACCCATCAAGCGCTTGACCGACAGCACGGTGTTCAAAGGATCGGTAGAGGCTGCCAGCTTGGCCGACTCACCGACCTCGGTGCGATCAGCGTGATAGCGCACGGCAGACGGCAGGATCACCTGGCCATCAGCGTCGGGCAGCGGCTCGGACAGGCCACTGCGCAAGGCAGCAACCAGGGAATTGGTGGTGCCCAGGTCAATCCCGACCGCCAGGCGACGC of Pseudomonas azotoformans contains these proteins:
- the fdx gene encoding ISC system 2Fe-2S type ferredoxin, with amino-acid sequence MPQVIFLPHAEHCPDGMVVEAETGKSILEVAHDNHIEIESACGGVCACTTCHCIIREGFNSLEEADELEEDFLDRAWGLEAQSRLSCQAKVGTEDITVEIPKYSLNHAAEAPH
- the hscA gene encoding Fe-S protein assembly chaperone HscA, with the translated sequence MALLQIAEPGQSPQPHQRRLAVGIDLGTTNSLVAALRSGLSEPLPDADGQVILPSAVRYHADRTEVGESAKLAASTDPLNTVLSVKRLMGRGLSDVKQLGDQLPYRFVGGESHMPFIDTVQGPKSPVEVSADILKVLRQRAEKTLGGELVGAVITVPAYFDDAQRQATKDAAKLAGLNVLRLLNEPTAAAVAYGLDQHAEGLVAIYDLGGGTFDISILRLTGGVFEVLATGGDSALGGDDFDHAIAGWIISSAGLSADLDPGAQRNLLQTACAAKEALTDAATVEVSYGNWSARLTREAFDALIEPMVARSLKACRRAVRDSGIELEEVGAVVMVGGSTRVPRVREAVAEAFGRQPLTEIDPDQVVAIGAAIQADTLAGNKRDGGELLLLDVIPLSLGLETMGGLMEKVIPRNTTIPVARAQDFTTYKDGQTAMMIHVLQGERELISDCRSLARFELRGIPAMVAGAAKIRVTFQVDADGLLNVAARELGSGVEASIQVKPSYGLTDGEIAKMLKDSFQYAGDDKVARVLREQQVDAQRLLEAVQGALEVDGERLLDAEERMVIDLQMQELVELMKGNDGYAIEQQTKRLSQVTDAFAARRMDQTVKAALAGRNLNEIEE